The following proteins come from a genomic window of Polypterus senegalus isolate Bchr_013 unplaced genomic scaffold, ASM1683550v1 scaffold_2511, whole genome shotgun sequence:
- the LOC120520987 gene encoding E3 ubiquitin-protein ligase SIAH1-like, translated as MSRQAVPTLPRAMSQRALANSTVSNSDLACLFECPVCFDYVLPPILQCQSGHLVCSNCRPKLMCCPTCRGPLGSIRNLAMEKIANAVLFPCKYASSGCEIILPHTEKTDHEELCEFRPYACPCPGASCKWQGSLEDVMPHLMQKHKSITTLQGEDIVLLAADINLRGAVNWVMMQSCFEYHFMLVLEKQEKYDGHQQFFAIVQLIGTQKQAENFTYRLQLTGHRRRLTWEATPRSVHEGIASAIMSSDCLVFDMSIAQLFEENGNLHINVTISMC; from the coding sequence ATGAGTCGGCAGGCCGTCCCCACCCTTCCCAGAGCCATGTCCCAGAGAGCACTCGCAAACAGTACAGTGTCCAACAGTGATCTGGCTTGTCTTTTTGAGTGTCCCGTTTGCTTTGACTATGTACTCCCTCCAATTCTTCAATGTCAGAGTGGTCATCTGGTATGCAGCAACTGCCGCCCCAAACTCATGTGTTGTCCAACATGTCGGGGCCCACTTGGCTCTATTCGAAACTTGGCCATGGAGAAGATTGCAAACGCTGTACTGTTTCCATGCAAGTATGCCTCCTCAGGCTGTGAGATCATTTTGCCACACACTGAGAAGACGGACCATGAGGAGCTCTGCGAGTTCAGGCCTTATGCCTGCCCTTGTCCTGGAGCCTCATGCAAATGGCAGGGCTCCTTGGAAGATGTCATGCCTCATCTGATGCAAAAGCATAAGTCAATCACAACACTGCAAGGAGAAGACATCGTCTTACTGGCTGCTGATATTAACCTCCGTGGGGCAGTCAACTGGGTTATGATGCAGTCCTGCTTTGAATACCATTTCATGCTTGTTTTAGAGAAACAAGAGAAGTACGACGGTCACCAACAGTTCTTTGCCATCGTGCAGCTAATTGGAACACAGAAGCAAGCAGAGAACTTCACTTACCGGTTGCAACTCACTGGTCACCGCCGGCGGCTCACCTGGGAGGCAACCCCACGGTCCGTCCATGAGGGTATTGCCTCCGCCATCATGAGCAGTGACTGTCTGGTCTTTGATATGAGCATTGCACAACTCTTCGAAGAAAATGGAAATTTACACATAAATGTGACCATCTCCATGTGCTGA